A portion of the Algimonas porphyrae genome contains these proteins:
- the mnmD gene encoding tRNA (5-methylaminomethyl-2-thiouridine)(34)-methyltransferase MnmD, whose protein sequence is MPPPEPLTRTPAPSLDFSRPGTPAADDFGDIYFSTDGGLDETRAVFLTGCGLPDGWRDRDMFTIAELGFGSGLNFLATWQAWLDSGARGTLHYISVEGFPFAKSDLERALDHFPELADLSRRLIGGWPGPVRGIHRRHFGSVTLTLIHDAVASALASQRFHADAWFLDGFSPAKNPAMWSPDMMAEVARLSAPDARLATFTVAGAVRRALTEAGFKVERVAGFGRKRHRLEARRTETPTPRGNRPAAPTIIGAGIAGASIAQAFLRRGIVPTVLFDPDHPAASANPAALIKPRLDLQDQPASRFFLSSFLYAREAYKDAVLLEGITHRPKTDAEADRLQRIARQEPLGPGHLHWTGDSLDMPSALTIVPQAAREAMLAGVTPRPGRIDDLSALSGPLILASGYGVRSLLPDARFRFSRGQLSWTQGTLDRPVTYGGYAVPLDEHVDMRVLIGASHERITDHSQAFAVRDEDDAANLAQARSQGLDLGPSVQPLRTSVRVNTADTLPRLLCPDTEKAGENTKTDLWVLSGLGSRGFVFAPLLGEALVSAWLGEPSPLDAAVMDRLNRRPG, encoded by the coding sequence ATGCCGCCGCCCGAGCCCCTGACGCGCACGCCAGCCCCGTCACTTGATTTTTCGCGCCCCGGCACGCCGGCTGCGGACGATTTCGGCGATATCTATTTCTCGACCGATGGCGGACTGGACGAAACGCGCGCCGTCTTTCTGACGGGGTGCGGTCTGCCAGATGGCTGGCGGGACCGTGACATGTTCACTATCGCGGAGCTTGGCTTCGGGTCGGGGCTGAACTTCTTGGCCACATGGCAGGCCTGGTTGGACTCGGGGGCGCGTGGGACGCTGCATTATATCTCCGTCGAGGGGTTTCCCTTTGCAAAGTCCGATTTGGAACGCGCACTCGATCATTTTCCAGAGCTCGCCGACCTGTCACGCCGACTGATCGGTGGCTGGCCCGGTCCTGTCCGCGGTATTCACCGCCGCCATTTCGGTTCGGTCACGCTGACGCTGATCCATGACGCCGTTGCCTCGGCACTCGCTTCGCAGCGCTTTCATGCCGATGCCTGGTTCTTGGACGGCTTTTCGCCCGCCAAAAATCCCGCCATGTGGTCGCCGGACATGATGGCGGAGGTCGCGCGCCTGTCCGCGCCGGATGCGCGTCTCGCGACCTTTACGGTGGCCGGAGCCGTCCGGCGCGCCCTTACCGAGGCTGGTTTCAAGGTCGAGCGTGTGGCCGGGTTCGGCCGCAAACGTCACAGGCTGGAAGCGCGGCGGACAGAGACCCCTACCCCTCGCGGGAACCGCCCGGCGGCGCCGACGATCATCGGCGCAGGCATTGCCGGGGCCTCCATTGCTCAGGCCTTTTTGCGGCGCGGGATCGTTCCGACCGTGCTGTTCGACCCCGACCACCCGGCAGCGTCCGCCAATCCCGCTGCGCTGATCAAGCCGCGTCTGGACCTGCAGGACCAGCCCGCATCGCGCTTCTTTCTATCGAGTTTTCTTTATGCGCGGGAGGCCTACAAGGACGCTGTCCTCCTGGAAGGGATCACGCACCGTCCCAAAACCGACGCAGAAGCGGACCGGTTGCAGCGGATCGCCCGGCAGGAACCGCTCGGACCGGGGCATCTGCACTGGACCGGGGACAGTCTGGATATGCCGAGCGCTCTGACGATCGTCCCGCAAGCCGCCCGTGAGGCGATGCTGGCAGGCGTCACGCCCCGCCCTGGCAGAATTGACGATCTGTCGGCTCTGTCAGGACCGCTGATCCTGGCGAGCGGATATGGCGTGCGCAGCCTGCTACCGGATGCCAGGTTTCGCTTTTCTCGCGGGCAGTTGAGCTGGACGCAGGGCACGCTGGATCGTCCCGTCACCTATGGCGGTTATGCCGTTCCTCTGGATGAGCACGTGGATATGCGCGTCCTGATCGGCGCGAGTCATGAGCGGATCACCGATCACAGTCAGGCTTTCGCCGTCCGGGATGAGGACGATGCGGCCAATCTGGCACAGGCCCGCAGTCAGGGCTTGGATCTCGGCCCCTCGGTTCAGCCCCTGCGCACGAGCGTGCGGGTCAATACGGCCGATACGCTGCCACGGCTGCTATGTCCGGACACGGAAAAGGCCGGAGAGAACACCAAGACTGATCTCTGGGTCCTGTCCGGCCTTGGGTCACGCGGGTTTGTCTTTGCCCCGCTTTTGGGTGAGGCGCTGGTCAGCGCCTGGCTGGGCGAGCCCTCGCCGCTCGACGCGGCGGTGATGGACCGTCTTAATCGTCGCCCCGGTTGA
- a CDS encoding lytic murein transglycosylase yields MRMIIPTLLLSVSLTACASTSQQSAILASDAVPAPTAVMTAATAATSELSQQQRFEAWKADFTRRALAKGYAPNLLAATIGRAQINERALERDADQPEFTRPVWSYIQTAASPDRVSRGKAELAEHNAQFNRLEATYGVPRHVLAAIWGLESSYGRILGTHNIIDSLATFAFEGRRTTFGETQLFATLDLIQSGSVRADQLVGSWAGAMGMTQFIPSTFRDYAVDFDGNGNTDLWTSELDALASAANYLTRSGWKPGVPVMSEVVVPANFDYSKSETVKQSVAAWTALGVKPSNGMRFSDAASQMEAKLLVPAGHRGPKLLTFHNFDVIKRYNNSTSYVMGITTLASALNDYTVIRTPWPEGDEPLSFIDKQRMQETLTAMGYDTQGVDGLIGPATRRAIRAWQSANGLPADGYVERSQYLRMITPQR; encoded by the coding sequence ATGCGAATGATTATCCCCACTCTGCTTTTATCCGTCTCGCTCACGGCCTGCGCCTCCACGTCGCAGCAATCCGCCATCTTGGCGAGTGATGCGGTTCCCGCGCCGACAGCTGTCATGACTGCGGCGACGGCAGCGACTTCGGAGCTCAGCCAGCAACAGCGCTTCGAAGCGTGGAAAGCGGACTTCACCCGGCGCGCACTGGCCAAAGGTTATGCGCCCAACCTGCTGGCGGCGACCATCGGACGGGCGCAGATCAATGAACGCGCTCTGGAGCGCGATGCCGACCAGCCCGAATTTACCCGCCCGGTCTGGTCCTATATCCAGACAGCCGCCAGTCCCGATCGCGTCTCGCGCGGCAAGGCGGAGTTGGCCGAACATAATGCCCAATTCAATCGTCTGGAGGCGACCTACGGCGTTCCGCGCCACGTTCTGGCAGCGATCTGGGGTCTGGAATCCTCTTATGGGCGCATTCTCGGCACGCACAATATCATCGATAGCCTGGCGACCTTCGCCTTTGAAGGGCGGCGCACCACCTTTGGTGAAACACAGCTGTTTGCGACGCTCGACCTGATCCAGTCGGGATCCGTCAGAGCTGATCAGCTGGTCGGGTCGTGGGCCGGGGCGATGGGTATGACCCAGTTCATTCCCTCGACCTTCCGCGATTATGCTGTGGACTTTGATGGCAACGGCAACACGGATCTCTGGACGTCGGAACTGGACGCTCTAGCTTCCGCTGCCAACTATCTGACCCGCTCGGGCTGGAAGCCGGGTGTGCCGGTCATGTCCGAAGTCGTCGTTCCGGCCAATTTCGACTATTCCAAGTCGGAAACGGTCAAGCAGAGCGTCGCCGCCTGGACGGCTCTGGGCGTGAAGCCCTCCAACGGCATGCGTTTTTCCGACGCCGCCAGCCAGATGGAAGCCAAACTGCTGGTCCCGGCAGGGCACCGCGGGCCGAAACTGCTGACCTTCCATAATTTCGACGTGATCAAGCGCTACAATAACTCCACCAGCTATGTGATGGGCATTACGACGCTCGCCTCTGCCCTGAACGACTATACGGTTATCCGCACGCCTTGGCCGGAAGGGGACGAACCGCTATCCTTCATCGATAAGCAACGCATGCAGGAAACGCTGACGGCCATGGGCTATGACACGCAAGGCGTGGACGGGCTGATCGGCCCCGCGACGCGGCGGGCCATCCGCGCCTGGCAGAGCGCCAACGGCCTGCCCGCGGACGGCTATGTCGAGCGTTCGCAATATCTGCGGATGATAACGCCGCAGCGCTAG